The Salvelinus sp. IW2-2015 linkage group LG31, ASM291031v2, whole genome shotgun sequence genome window below encodes:
- the LOC111956033 gene encoding transmembrane protein 74, which translates to METVQIADLEPLCFDQEDSRSDPTKSLPWASNYQHINKKSLSNEHRCESGNWKIACADSGPWPTAPGDGQPGAISQRGAEAERTVCCLEELETSFTRKYEDVNLQQEETSPQRLARINNGSLSHSSFSELHGSVPELSMLSDNEFTSEALGKSADYGFISAVTCLVTGISLVAISYTVPREVKVNPDSVSAREMERLERENALVGVHLDRWVIAGLCLLTLGGVVLSTLLMVSMWKGEMLRRRAFTYSKQSAQLYGSVNLRGGSNPPNVPSQLSVEDLEEVLN; encoded by the coding sequence ATGGAAACTGTTCAAATAGCTGATCTAGAACCCCTCTGCTTTGATCAAGAGGACAGTCGGTCAGATCCCACAAAAAGCCTCCCATGGGCTTCAAACTACCAACACATCAATAAAAAGTCACTTTCCAACGAGCATCGTTGCGAGTCGGGGAATTGGAAGATCGCCTGCGCGGATTCAGGACCATGGCCAACTGCCCCGGGAGACGGGCAGCCCGGCGCAATCAGCCAGCGGGGAGCAGAAGCTGAGAGAACCGTATGTTGCCTAGAGGAATTGGAGACATCTTTCACACGCAAATACGAGGATGTCAATTTACAACAGGAGGAGACCAGTCCGCAGCGGTTAGCGAGGATCAACAACGGAAGCCTGAGTCACAGCTCCTTCAGCGAACTCCACGGCAGTGTCCCGGAACTGTCCATGTTGTCAGACAATGAGTTTACATCCGAAGCCTTGGGGAAATCAGCGGATTACGGTTTCATAAGTGCTGTCACTTGCCTGGTGACTGGCATCTCGTTAGTAGCCATCTCCTACACTGTTCCCCGGGAAGTTAAAGTGAACCCGGACAGTGTGTCGGCCCGGGAGatggagagactggagagggaGAACGCCCTGGTAGGGGTTCACCTGGACCGGTGGGTTATAGCAGGGCTGTGCCTGCTCACCCTCGGGGGTGTGGTCCTCTCCACCCTGCTCATGGTGTCTATGTGGAAAGGGGAGATGTTGAGGAGAAGGGCCTTCACCTACTCCAAGCAGTCTGCACAATTATATGGCTCTGTCAATTTAAGAGGGGGCTCAAACCCACCTAATGTTCCCTCCCAATTGTCTGTGGAAGATTTGGAAGAGGTCCTAAATTGA